A window of Helicobacter pylori genomic DNA:
GCCACAGGCAAGCACCCTAGATCCAATCCGTAGCCCATGCTTTGAGCCAAAGGCAGAGCGTAAGAGCCGGCATTGACTAACACGAATTTAGCATACACTTCTTCAGCGTCTTCTGAAATGAGCGCGTAAGTGTCATCTCGCTTTTCAATCTTTTTCACTTTGAAATTCAAAAACACCTGGTTGTTGGGCTTTAATTTTAAGGCTTCTTCCACGAAATTTTCGCTCAATTTCGCAAAATTCATCGTGCTCCAGTCTTTCCTATACCCATGACCGATGATGTTTTCATGCCTGTCTATTCCATTAGCCCCTAAAATCACATTAGGCTCTAACTCTTTAATCGTTTGTTTGTCAAATTCCTCTAACCCCACAAAAATTTCTTTAAAAGATTCGTAGCGTTTTTTCATGAACTCGCATTCTTCATCGCCCACGCCTATAGCCATTTTTTGGGTTTCAAAAATCACTTCATTTTGCAAGCCTTTATTCAAAGCGTATTGTCTGGTTTTATAAGCGCTCAAACGCACTTTTTTAGCTTTTTCTGGAGTGTAGTTCGTTTCAATAGAGCCATCATGAATGGTTTGTGAATTAGCCTTAGCGCTGGAGCTGATTTGAGCTAATTTAGAGCATTTTTCCACAATAGCCACGCGCTTTAGGGAGCTGTATTCGCTCAAAGTGTAAAAGGTCGCGCACCCTGAAACCCCACCACCAATAATAACGGCATCAAATTCCATATTCATTGTCTTTCTCCAAATGTTTTAAATTAATAAATTGCAATCATAATATAAGAAAATCAATTAGCACTCAAAGGGCTTGAAGTTTTATTGATAAAATCTTTCAAATCGCTCATTCCAAGCACCCTATCAATCAATAATTTCTTTTTAGAAAACGCCCCATTATGCTCTTCAGCCAACCATAATGAAGTGATCACCACGCCTCCTATTTTATGCCTCAAGGTTTTGAAATGC
This region includes:
- a CDS encoding FAD-dependent oxidoreductase — protein: MNMEFDAVIIGGGVSGCATFYTLSEYSSLKRVAIVEKCSKLAQISSSAKANSQTIHDGSIETNYTPEKAKKVRLSAYKTRQYALNKGLQNEVIFETQKMAIGVGDEECEFMKKRYESFKEIFVGLEEFDKQTIKELEPNVILGANGIDRHENIIGHGYRKDWSTMNFAKLSENFVEEALKLKPNNQVFLNFKVKKIEKRDDTYALISEDAEEVYAKFVLVNAGSYALPLAQSMGYGLDLGCLPVAGSFYFVPNLLKGKVYTVQNPKLPFAAVHGDPDAVIKGKTRIGPTALTMPKLERNKCWLKGISLDLLKMDLNQDVFKIAFDLMSDKEIRNYVFKNMVFELPIIGKRKFLKDAQKIIPSLSLEDLEYAHGFGEVRPQVLDRTKRKLELGEKKICTHKGITFNMTPSPGATSCLQNALVDSQEIAAYLGESFELERFYKDLSPEELES